The Candidatus Scalindua japonica genome has a segment encoding these proteins:
- a CDS encoding ATP citrate lyase citrate-binding domain-containing protein has protein sequence MEGSATVVDLGCGDELANYGEYNGNPSTDETCEYTKTFLDLMSREKVEGVRCLLLAVKL, from the coding sequence ATGGAAGGTTCAGCTACGGTGGTTGACCTTGGATGCGGAGATGAGCTCGCGAACTACGGAGAGTACAACGGTAACCCAAGTACCGATGAAACGTGTGAGTACACAAAAACATTTCTCGACCTCATGTCAAGGGAGAAAGTAGAGGGGGTAAGGTGTTTATTATTGGCAGTGAAATTGTAA